The following is a genomic window from Anopheles aquasalis chromosome 3, idAnoAquaMG_Q_19, whole genome shotgun sequence.
gtgcacacacaaaaaaaacccacctgACACACAGCTTATCCTCCCGCTAGGCTCGTTGTCTTTCGGTCCTGCCACGGACCGGTGAAGGTCCTGTGCCTGTCACGCTGTCTGCATCAGATGGATGAGTAATTTGTGACCACCCTtcgtaaaaagggaaacaaaaaaccatcccgcaacaagaaaaaaaaggaaaacattcggCCACGACCTACACAACGCCAGCGCCGCCGCGTGTGTCGCATAGCTTTGCATGGATTCATTCCGAAACGCGGAAAGGCACGCGGAATGGTGTCCTGCGTTAAGCGAGAGTTGCCTTCATGAGCAGCTTTTGTGGTGCGTGCCAGGAGGGACTGCGCGTAATGAGAACGATAATTAATGGCGCGCGGTCTCGACCGCGCTCGTGTCTAATCAATTATCGTTCGATCGTAGCAtgccctgttgctgctgccatcgtcaTCTAGCGAAGGCCTGCTAGAGCCAGTCAATGGTTGCTTTGCATCTAGCTGTgccgcaccgaccgctccTGCTGCCAGTGCTCGTCACGAATGAGAAAAGTAAATTTTAAAGCCAACTAGATGGTGAACGTTTAGCACTCGTGCAGTGACTAGGTCGATAAGGACAATGACGTGGCCtgttactgatgatgatgacggtaaACATTGGCTCACGGGATCGATTGGGAGTGGAAAATGTCTCGCCCTAGAGCAGCGGCTAGCGGCTATTTATAAGCAGTGAGAACACgaaagatataaaaaaaagacagacATTAATTGCAGCATCGTTAAGCTGGCAATGCTGACAAACCGcgaggctctctctctctctctctctctctctctctctctctctctctctctctctctctctcactctctctcgctgaggCGCTTCTGTTACTTTCCCGTTATCGACGTCAAACACCGAAAACATTCccgaggggtttttttttgcttccggtgcctgttgtttgatttgttgtcCATCTTCTCCcctcgcctcctcctcctcctcgaacagcactcaccatcatcgcctGGCTCAATCTCGCCGCAACTGTCGGTGACGTGGGCCTTTCCGCCGATTCGGCCACCGGAAGTGCTCGAGGGTGAAGCGCCCTACGACGGTGTCAGTGATTTAAGTACCGAGCATCAACATCCGGTCGAGattccacagcagcaccagcagggacGCCACACGCCAACAGCAATTACCAGCGAACCTAAGAGGTATAACGATGGGAATGGGGGTCCGGGCAGtcgcaccggaaccaccacgaccgagcgaccgtccAAGGCGACGGCCTTGCGAGGGTCGCATCTGAATGTCCTGTCGGCGgcgcgcggtggcggcggcggcgttaTGAAGACACCGGATGCGACACCGGAGAGTGCTCTCGGTCTTGGGTAAGCGTTTCGGCCTTCGAGCGGAAGTGCCTGACTGACTAACTGACTGAAGCTCTTTCTATCGATGTGCAGCGACAACCACAtcgaaaccgacgacgatgaggactaCTCGGCCAGTCTTAATGCGATCATCCAGCGGAAAGCAAGTGTTAAGAAGAAGCGCGGCTACAAAGGTGGCCGCCGTACGTCCAGTCCGGTCAGCCAGATGATGGGATTCACGCCGGGCACCGGGATggatggagcagcaggatcGCAAGGGCGTCGTCGGTCGAGTGCCTACACGACCAGCTCGGTCGAAACGGGCCTGACGCTGCCAGAGGATTCAATTCAAGGCCGTGGTGAGgagcgtagtggtggtggtggtcagcgaCAAGATAAACTGTTCGAAACGATCCGGCTACACAAGGAGGTACTGCAGACGGTGAAGCTACAGCCGATCAGCATGAAACGGAAGCTGCGCCTGGTGCAGCAGGCCAAGAGTTACATCACGCGCCACGAGGGTGCACTCCAGGAGCACTTCACTTCACGGACTGCTCGCAGTCTACTGGCGCAGTTCAGTATCTTCCTTAACACGGTAAGTGTTCGCGATTCGTGGTGTCTTTTTGCCGTTGCCCTGTGCTGCTTAACCTCTTCTCGCTATTCCTCAGAAATGgcaacagctgctgcgtgAGCTCGCCAATCTGGCCACCTATCTCATTCCGTGGGAGTCACGGATCAAGGAGATTGAgtcacggttcggttcggtcgttgCATCGTACTTTACGTTTCTGCGCTGGCTATTCTCGGTCAACATTGTCAtttcggtgctgttgctcgtgTTCATTATGGTCCCGGAGGAGATCTACATTAACGCGGACAAGGCCAAGTGTGATATCCGGAAGACGATGTCACCGCAGGAACGTGCGCTGATGCGGAATTTTAGTACGATCTGGGAGTTTGAGGGACCACTCAAGTACTCGATTCTGTTCTATGGGTGAGTTCGTTGTTTGTGACGCAACCGTGGTGACTTCAACGGTTGCGAGATGAAGCTTTCGGTGACTTTAACGGGAGAGTAAGCGAGGAACAGGAGAACTTGAAAACATTTGGTGGAGGATTGATTGTGTCGTGtctcgcgtttttttttgtgtgtcctcCACAGGTACTACTCTAACTTTTCCGGTGCCACCGCCTGGGGCTATAAACTGCCGCTAGCTTACTTCGTCACTGGATTGGTCGTCTACATTTACAGCTTTGTTGCGACGTTGAAAAAGTACGTTGCTCACGTTGTCGTTAACACGAAAGAACGTTTGCCAATTCCTGTCGCTTTGCTTTCTTCGGCAGGATGGCACAAAATTCGCGAATGTCGAAGCTCTCGTCGAAGGACGATGAGTACGTGTTCTCGTGGAAACTGTTCACCGGTTGGGACTACATGATCGGACATCTGGAGACGGCGCAGAACCGTATGGCGTCCATCATACTCGGCTTCAAGGAGGCACTGCTCGAGGAagccgagaagaagaaggacacaCAGAAGtaggacctttttttttgtgcgtgcTCTCCACCAGCTTTTTGCTGATCTCTTCACTTCTCTCCCACTTGTCTCTCCGTGCAGCTGGAAAATCATTCTGCTGCGCATTCTGGTGAACCTGCTCATCCTCGGGCTGCTGGTGATATCGGCGTACGAGGTCATCCTCGTGGTGAAACGCTCGATGGACATCAAGGATACGGATTCGTGGTGGCGACGCAACGAAACCACCGTCGTCATGTCGCtgatttccttcttctttccgaTGATCTTCGAAGCGCTCGGTATGATGGAGTACTACCATCCGCGGAAGCAACTGCGGATCCAGCTCGCCCGCATCATGGTGCTGAATATGTTGAATCTGTACTCGCTCATTTTCGCACTGTTCGATAAGATTGCCCACATGACGGAGGAACTGCGGCGGATTAAGCCGGCCAATTTTAACGCCTCGGACCAGTGCTTTGTACCGGACACGAATGCCAAGTGGTCGATGGCgttcgatggtgctggtggtggtagtgggctGGAAGCGATCACTACCGAGCACACGTGGCACGCGATGGTGTCCGATTTTAGTGATGAAGCGAGCCATAGTGGATGCTACAAGGTGACTACGAATTGTTCGAGTACCGCCGGTCTCACGAGCTCCGGGGCCATTCTGACGACGCTACTGCTGACGAACCTTTCCGGTACGACGATGCCGGACTGGTACGGTTCAACGGTACCGAGCGTCGCCTCATCTTCACCGCTGATGAGTCCGAGTACGGCggccgcgacgacgacgaaaggttACTTTTACTCTTCCTACGGTCGATACGATTACAACGAGGAGGATATGAACGACTATCTCGAGCATCGGGCACGTCTTTTGCCAAACGATAAGCTCGACGGTGTACCGATCAACAAGCGGGAAGCCATCTACGATGAGCCGTGGCATGAAACGGATGGCATTGAGAACGAATCGGTGGAACCATCGCCGGCCAGTGAGCTGCCAGTGATTGAGGGTAGTGGTGG
Proteins encoded in this region:
- the LOC126576788 gene encoding transmembrane channel-like protein, coding for MSDPAGKRIRKRPSGILKLEHGTQRRRESSGSSLLQLGDEHSPSSPGSISPQLSVTWAFPPIRPPEVLEGEAPYDGVSDLSTEHQHPVEIPQQHQQGRHTPTAITSEPKRYNDGNGGPGSRTGTTTTERPSKATALRGSHLNVLSAARGGGGGVMKTPDATPESALGLGDNHIETDDDEDYSASLNAIIQRKASVKKKRGYKGGRRTSSPVSQMMGFTPGTGMDGAAGSQGRRRSSAYTTSSVETGLTLPEDSIQGRGEERSGGGGQRQDKLFETIRLHKEVLQTVKLQPISMKRKLRLVQQAKSYITRHEGALQEHFTSRTARSLLAQFSIFLNTKWQQLLRELANLATYLIPWESRIKEIESRFGSVVASYFTFLRWLFSVNIVISVLLLVFIMVPEEIYINADKAKCDIRKTMSPQERALMRNFSTIWEFEGPLKYSILFYGYYSNFSGATAWGYKLPLAYFVTGLVVYIYSFVATLKKMAQNSRMSKLSSKDDEYVFSWKLFTGWDYMIGHLETAQNRMASIILGFKEALLEEAEKKKDTQNWKIILLRILVNLLILGLLVISAYEVILVVKRSMDIKDTDSWWRRNETTVVMSLISFFFPMIFEALGMMEYYHPRKQLRIQLARIMVLNMLNLYSLIFALFDKIAHMTEELRRIKPANFNASDQCFVPDTNAKWSMAFDGAGGGSGLEAITTEHTWHAMVSDFSDEASHSGCYKVTTNCSSTAGLTSSGAILTTLLLTNLSGTTMPDWYGSTVPSVASSSPLMSPSTAAATTTKGYFYSSYGRYDYNEEDMNDYLEHRARLLPNDKLDGVPINKREAIYDEPWHETDGIENESVEPSPASELPVIEGSGGMWQEIVSTTTEQDYVTNRRYDDLLASYYYSEESTDSEDAEYEANQFLSSQELGENTMEHSTVPPTASEPTETSQEMSTTAATILSTAPSFMESTTSESATTESTWTESASTGSLFNSNEPSLPTTTEQFADETTIAERAEDTSSNTDWSVSEGYTESGGNIGTTEKPNLCYHWVCPSSEGKKNDSKYHNADIRSLCWETMFGQELAKLTVMDLLVTIISTLILDFVRALFVRYMNNCWCWDLEKKFPKYGDFKIAENILHLVNNQGMVWMGMFFSPGLAVLNIVKLVIILYLRSWTVLTCNVPHEVVFRASRSNNFYFALLLTMLFLCVLPVSYAIVFLEPSWHCGPFSTSNRIYHLLTDATDHFISPKIAKYIVSPAAIIPLLVLLILIIYYLISLTGSLREANQDLKLQLRKERTEERRKMFKIATSVTQQQQQQGQSGPGQTVGINGLSSSWNKVLDSTQLRLQSTSENVTDDNSEHSSSKHKELLQRMMKKALQKEHSLEALSPSTQPPTNTATPTVNSPESALPLVATENEKPLQRASGVPRPPKPLETGETGDVFRFDRRSVEQINAAEKKSTKEKEQEEEQEKDAEAAQRKKFERNRPSTADRFRAAALAERRRTQNKTADWIEKIPVITISKTSSDECIIDSDDPEDGKQARRQEHQVLANLRDERPSSKRSTTTTVTVKK